The Arachis ipaensis cultivar K30076 chromosome B03, Araip1.1, whole genome shotgun sequence region AGACATGAACCCTCACCCTCTTCCCATGCCAGCTTCTGTCTCCGCCCTCCCTTACCTTACCATTCTCGGATTCGGCCCCGGCAACTTCACCGGCCCCATTCCAAGCTCCATCGTCAACCTCAAAAGCCTTCACACCCTCCAGGTCACCAGCACCCTCCTCTCCGGCACCATCCCGGAGTTCCTGTCCCAAATCACCACCCTCACCGACTTAAGTCTCTCCTTCAACAATCTCTCCGGCGAGATCCCCGCCTCCTTGTCTCGCCTCTCCCACCTCCAATCCCTCGACTTACAGTCTAACAGCCTCAGCGGACCGATCCCGGACATATTCGACTCCTTCCCAAACTTCACGTTCTTGTATCTCAGCTCGAACCAACTCTCCGGGAAGATACCAAAGTCGATGGGGAATATAAACGTGACGTATTTGTACCTGGACAACAACAAGCTGGAGGGTGACGCTTCCATGCTCTTTGGGTCCAAGAAGGACACGTGGACGATAAACCTTGCGAATAATAAGAAGCTGGCCTTTGATCTGGGAAAAGTGGAGTTCTCGTATGAGCTTCAAATATTGAATCTGAGTCACAATGAAATCTACGGGAACATCCCGGAGGTACTAACGGCGGTGAGAGACTTGGTTTCGGTGGACCTGAGCTACAATAATCTGTGCGGTAAAATTCCAACCGGATTGTCCAGTATCGCCACTGCATCTGCGTTTGCTCATAACAAATGCCTCTGTGGCTCTCCGCTTCCAAGCTGCAGTAGGCGCCGATCATTTTAGATCGATCGATGCAGCATCAACTGGACGGGACTGCATAATTTAATACTAATAATCTTATGTGGTATCCATTCCTTCTTTAATTTGCAAGGAAGCATTAGCATTAGACAGAAggatttgtttt contains the following coding sequences:
- the LOC107631575 gene encoding polygalacturonase inhibitor 2: MPSFLIKYNKLESIIIMMHSSTIFQICFLLQLVLTALSASTTQRCHPEDQKALLQIKKDLNNPAALSSWQTTTDCCRHWKLVSCDRGKTHRVNSLSLENIDMNPHPLPMPASVSALPYLTILGFGPGNFTGPIPSSIVNLKSLHTLQVTSTLLSGTIPEFLSQITTLTDLSLSFNNLSGEIPASLSRLSHLQSLDLQSNSLSGPIPDIFDSFPNFTFLYLSSNQLSGKIPKSMGNINVTYLYLDNNKLEGDASMLFGSKKDTWTINLANNKKLAFDLGKVEFSYELQILNLSHNEIYGNIPEVLTAVRDLVSVDLSYNNLCGKIPTGLSSIATASAFAHNKCLCGSPLPSCSRRRSF